The genomic DNA GGTGGACGCCGACCCGGCTCGGTCGTACGGAGCGCCGGACGAGTGCTCGATCCGGTTGCCTCCCTCCGACGGTCACCTTCCAGGGAATCGGTCCGGTGGTCAGACGCTGTCCGACGGTTGCCACGTGGCCCGGACCAGTGCCCGCTCGGTGCCGGTCAGGTAGACGGCGGCGGCGAGCCAGGCGCGTGCGTAGCCGTCCGGGTCGGCTTCCTCGGTGCGGCCGAAGACATCGCGGCCGCGCCGGTCCGCCTCCGAGGCGAGGGCGTGCGACAGGTCCGCGGCCGTCCGGAAACCGGCTCGCCGCAGCGTTACGACGGCCCCGGACCGGTCGCCGTCGCGCGCGGGCTCGGCGGCGGCCCGGCGCCCGCCGGACACGGCGACCTCGACCAACCGCCGCAGCCGCCACAACGGCGCCTCGGCCACCGGGTTCGGCGGGACGGAGATGAGCCCGGGCGTCTCCGGCAGGGCGTCGGCGGGCGGCAGATGAATGCCCTCGATGCGGTCGTAGCCGAGATCGGCATGGCCCAGCCACTCCGTCGGCAGACGCAGGGTCGCCGTGCTCTCGTCCGGCAGCGGACCGACGGCGAGTGGCCGGAGCGTGGCCGCGCGATCGGGGTCGAGGCGGCCGACGACGCGCAGCCGCAGCCCGGGGCGGGACGCCAGTCGGCGCAGGTTCGCGGTGTGGGCGAGGTCGGGGTGGTTGTTGGACGGCAGCAGGCGGACGAGGAGGCCGTCCGTGTCCGCCCGGCCGGGGACCGACTCCTGTGCGAGCAACTGGTGGTCGACCACTCCGACGATGACCAGATCACAGCCGATCAGCTCACCGTCCGTCCGCTCGGCCTCCTCCGGGTCGCTCACCGGAGCACTCCCGAGCCGGGCCGCGACGGCCTCGGCGAGCGGCCGGGCGAACAGGGCGGCCAGGGGGCCCGATGTCCAGGAGAGGCCCGGGACCGGCGTCGCCCGGACTCCCTTGCCGGCACCGAGACGCCCGTCCGAGGACAGCGTGGCCCCCGAGATCAGCAGCCCGCCACGGGAGAGTCCGGCATGGTCGAGACTGCCCGAACCGAGCGCGACGGTGGCCGTGGCGGCTCCGCGCGCACGGGCGACTCCGCCCGGTCTCACGTCCGCGACGCTGAACCAGCGCCCGTCGTCGGCGATGAGATGGGTGACCACGCCGCCGTACCCGGTGGCGGAGATCACCGGCTCCCGGCACACCCCGTGCACGCGCAACGAGCCTTCCGGCCGGTAGGCGCGGCGGGCCGTTCCGACCAGCGCCGGGGCCGGATCGGCTGCCGCCAACAGGCTTGTGGTGAGCAGGAGTTCACGTAGGGCGGCGACCAGGTCGGTCAGCCGGTGGCCGTCATGACGGGACCGGGCGCCCCGCACTCCACGGACCACTCGCAGCGCCGCCGCCTCGGCGCGGTGCAGCCCGGCGAGGCGCGCGGTGTGCGAGGCGCGCAGCACCTCAGCCTGTGCCACCGCGCCCGCTGCGGGCACCCCGGCGGCCAGCACCGCGGCCGCGGCTGTCCAGAGTGCGCGGGCGGCGGCCAGTTGCGCGTCCGTCGGGCCTGTCTGCGGCGATGCCGCGGCGCCTGCTCCGGGCACCCGGACGGCGGCCTGGACGGTGTCCTGCGCCGGCGACTCGACCTCCGCGTGCGCTACGGCTGTCTCCGCGTCGGCCACCGGACAGGCGCCGAGCACGGCGGCGCGGTGCAGGCACCGTGGCGCCAACAGGCAACTGCACACGGCCTGTTCGGCATCCGTGACCGCTCCGGAAGGCCCCGGAGTGAGGACGACCTCCGCGTCCTCACCGCACCGCACCCGTCGTACGGCGCCCTCGACGGTGACGGGCGCGGCCACGTACGTCTCGATCGCCGCGTCCAGCTTCTTGCGCAGGCGGGAGGTGAGGGCCTCCACGGCGGCAGCGGCCACCTCGGGTGCCACCGGGGGCAGTTGGGGGTTCATCGGGACTCTCCGCGGAGGCGTTCGCCCACCCAGCGGGCAAGGGCGAGGGGACTGAGGGCGGCGACGGGCATGCCGGCCGCGACGAGCTGCTGCGCGACGGGCACGGAGTAGCGCGGGGTACCGGTGTCGTCCAGAGCGGCGCAGCCCATCAGGTGCACCCCGGAACTCGCGAGCGCCCGTACCTCGCCCAGGAGCCCGCCCAGTGGGTAGCCCTCCTCGAAGTCGCTCACCACCACCACGAGGGTCCGGCTGGGCACGGTCACCAGGGAGCGGGCGTGGGCCAGACCGGCCGCGATGTGGGTGCCACCGCCGACCCGCACCTCCAGCAGCAGGGACAACGGGTCCTCGACCCGGTCCGTCAGATCGATCACGTCCGTCGAGAACGCCAGGAAGTGCGTGCTGAGCGTGGGCACTCCGCCCAGCACGGCCGCGGTCAGCGCCGCCCAGATCACCGAGGCCTCCATCGACCCGGACACGTCGACCACGAGGATCAGCCGCCAGTCCGCCTCCTTGCGCGAACGGGTGCTGAACACCGGCCGTTCCGGTACGACCAGGGTGCTGCCGTCGGCCCTCTTGCGGGCATGGGCCAGGTTCGCCCGCAGGGTGCGCGGCAGGTCGATCCGGCCGCCCGGACGGCGGGTCGGGCGAGGAGTGGCGAGTCCGCTCAGCGCGGGCCGCATCCGGGTGGCCAGCTCCTTGGCCAGTTCGTCGACCAGTCTGCGCACCAGTGGGCGCAGCCGGGCCAGTTGCTGCTCGGGCATCCCGCCCGCCAGCGACAGCACCGACGTCAGCAGATCGACCGAGGGACGTACGGAGTTGGGGTCCAGCTCGGCCAGCACGTCGCTGCGTCCCTGATCGGCGGCGCGTGCGAGGACCTCCTCGCGCACCTCCGCGCCGAACAGTGCCTGGAGTTCCTCGGCCCACTCGCGTGCGGTCGGGAAGGAGGCGTCCTGTCCGCCGCCGGGACCGGTGTCCCGGCCCAGGTCCGAGGAGCCTTCGCCGCGGCCCCTGCCGTACAGCTCGTCGAGCGCGTGCGCGTAACGGCGGGCGCCCGGAGGCAACTTGTCGCTCTCGCTGCCGAGGAGCAGGCGCCAGCGGTCCGTGGGCGTGAGACGGAGTACGTCGTCGATCGCCGGGTCCGGCGCCGGCACGGGGCGTGCGGTGGTGGTCCCGGGATCCGGAGCGTCGGTGGGCTGGGGTATCGGGGGCGTCGACCGCAGCGCCTCCACCGCCGTACGGCCGGCCTCGTCCGCCGCCGCCCACAGGGCCAGCAGTCGCGGGGAGGCGGCCAGGGTGAGGTCGAGACGGTCGCCCAGCTTTTCCGTGACCGTGTGCAGCAGGCGGTCGCGGCCCGCCGGAGAGAGCGTGTCGAAGCCTCCGCGCAGGGCGGGCAGTCGGTCGAGGAACGCCTGGTCGGTGAGCGTGTCGACCCGGTCGAGCAGGGGGTCGAGCGCGGTCGGCGCCGACTGGAGCAGGGGTGCGGCCCCGGTGAGCAGTCCGGCGAGTCTGCGGGCCAGCGCGTGCCGTGCGTCGGGGCCGGTGGCGGCATCGATCCAACCGGCGGCCCGTGCGCCGAGCGTGTCGGCGTCGTCCAGGTCGAGCAGGACCCGGCAGGCGAGCGCGGCCCCCTGGACGAGGGGCGAGCCGGTGCGCGCGAGGCCGCCGAGGGCCTCGTCCATGCGCAGTCCCAGGCGGTGTTCACCGGCGCGTGCGGCCAGGGCGACGAGCGCGGCCGCCTCCCCCGCGTCGTCGCTTCCCGCCAGACCCGGCAGCGACCTGACCGCCGACTCCAGAAGATCGGCGGCGAGCACGCCCGCCGCCCGGCCGGTTTCGGGCGTGGCGCCGGGCAGATGGCCCCGGCGCAGTGCCTCCAGCAGATCCAGGCCGGTGAGGATCTCGGGGAGCGTCGCGGAGGCGGGCAGCACCTCGGCGGCCTCGGCCAACCGCTGGGCGACCAGGGCGGGCAGATCGCAGCGGGCGGCGTCCCGAAGTCCCGTCAGGACAAGGGCACTTGTGGGGCCGCCCTCCGCCGACTCCCTGCGGAAGACTTCCCGCAGCGTTCCCTCGGCAGCCAGCGCGGCGGTCACGCCCCGCACCCCGGCCAGGTCCAGCCGGACGGGCACGGAGGGCACCCACGCCAGCCGCCACCGGGTGGTGAGTGCGGCGGCGTCGCCCGTACCGGCCACCTCCACCGGCTCGCCGTATCCCACCCCGCACACGTCGAGCCGCCGGAGGAGGATCTCGCGTCGGTTGTCGAGGGCCGAACGGAGGGGGTCCAGGCGCAGCTCACGCCGATCGGGATCGTCCGGACCGGGCAGCCGCAGCTCGGCGAGTTCGGCCTCGACGGAAAGGCCGAGCCCGGAGCGTGGGGTGCCCGGCGCGACCCGGCCGCGATCGGTACCCACCAGAACCACTTCCAGGGCCCGGGCGAGAGCACGGCCCCGGCCGAGCGGCTCGCCCTGCCCCATCACGGACGTCAGGGCCTCCAGCACCTCGCCCCGGCCCGGTGCGGGGAGCCCGCGCAGCCGGGCGAGGTCGCAGGCCACGCGCAGCGTCTCGCGGGCCTCGCCCGTCCCGGCGGTGTGCCCGGCCGCGCGCAACTCCCGGCACACGCCCGTGATGGCTCGCGCGGCGGCGTCGTACAGGAGCTCGGGGTCGCCCGCCGCGCCGAACACCGCCTGCTGCCAGCGCGGGTCGCGGATCCCGGCCGGGTAGCCGGAGCGGGAGTCGAGCAGATCGAACGCGTACGGGACCAGGGAGGTGGTGACGGGAGAGGGCTCCCCAGGGAACACCGGTGCTGTCCCCTCCACCTCTGTGCTGTCGGCCAGCGCCGAGGCGTGGAAGGCGCCGATCACCGCCGCGACCCGGCGTCCGCCGGCCGCCGCGAGGGCGATCGTCTCCCGCATGTGCGCCTCGCGCGCCAGGTCCACCGCGGGTACGCCGCCCGACGACTCGGCGTCCTGTCGCAGCGCCCAGCCGACGCCGAGGGCGGCCCGGCGGAGCGACTCGGGGGTGCAGCCGGGGGCGAGAACCTCCACGCTGCGGTCCCACAGGTCGTCCCCGTCGCGGCCCGTCCCGGCCGCGGTGAGCGCCTGCGCGAAGGAGACCGGCGCCGGGCGGTCGGCCGCCTCGGCGCGTAGGGGTGCCTCCGCGTGCCAGCGGGCATCGGCCATCGGCAGATCGCAGCAGACGACCTGCGCTCCCCGCTCCCGCGCCCAGCGGACCGCGGCGAGTTCGGGGGAGAAGTCGGCGAACGGGTAGAAGCCGAGCCGTCCGTCCTGACCGGCGCCCGCGAGTGCGACCGGTGCGACGGTCCCGGGTGCGCCGAGATGGGTCAGCCACGGCTGGAAGTCCGTCGGCAGTTCCACGCAGACGACCTCGGCGCCGGCCGCGTCCAGCAGCGCGGGCACGGCGGCGGCGAGCGCCGGGCTGTGGTGGCGTACACCCAGCAGGTACGGCGCCACGGAGTCGGCCAGGGCGTCGAGCGCCGTCCTGGGGTCCTGAGCGGTCGTCACCGAAGGTTCTCCCGCAGGTCCCAGAGGCGGCGCCAGGTCGCGGAGCCGTCCTCGGCGCGGCGGCGCACCGGACCGTCCCAGTAACCCAACAGGCGTGCGTGGTCGGTGGGATCGTCCTTGCGGACCACGCCCAGCAAATGACCGGGCACCAGGTCGAGGGTGTCGCCGACGGGGAGATAAGCGGTGGCCACCCCGAGGGACACGGCGACCTGCACCGCTTCCGCCGTGGACATCACCGTGCCGGGACGCTCCACGTCCCAGCCCTCGGCCGAGCGGCCGGCCCGCAGGTCACGGAAGACGGTCACCAGGACGTCGAGCACCGCGTCGTCGACGGCGAAGGCCGCGCCCGCCCGCTCGACGGCCGCGGTGGCCTGTCGTTTGACGAGCGCGGTCTCGGCGTCGACGTCCGCGATGGGGTGCACCGTCTCGAAGTTGAAGCGGCGTTTGAGTGCGGCGGACATCTCCGACACGCCACGGTCGCGGAGGTTGGCGGTGGCGATGACGGTGAAGCCGGGGGCTGAGGCGACCTGCGCTGCGTCCGTGCCGGACAGCTCGGGCACGCTCATCCGGCGGTCGGAGAGGATCGACACCAGCGCGTCCTGCACCTCGGG from Streptomyces sp. NBC_01478 includes the following:
- a CDS encoding ATP-binding protein, translated to MTPTDTATALPDRQTLPAEERHATELAFLAAHDDGPRPPGWLLTPRSVITFVCGSAGEALKLAKPHETLPRELVIAPKFVGERALVERCVVTLAGERGLLLVGEPGTAKSMLSELLAAAVCGTSALTVQGTAGTTEDALRYGWNYALLLAQGPTPQALVDSPVLAAMRSGRVARVEEITRCLPEVQDALVSILSDRRMSVPELSGTDAAQVASAPGFTVIATANLRDRGVSEMSAALKRRFNFETVHPIADVDAETALVKRQATAAVERAGAAFAVDDAVLDVLVTVFRDLRAGRSAEGWDVERPGTVMSTAEAVQVAVSLGVATAYLPVGDTLDLVPGHLLGVVRKDDPTDHARLLGYWDGPVRRRAEDGSATWRRLWDLRENLR
- a CDS encoding vWA domain-containing protein — encoded protein: MTTAQDPRTALDALADSVAPYLLGVRHHSPALAAAVPALLDAAGAEVVCVELPTDFQPWLTHLGAPGTVAPVALAGAGQDGRLGFYPFADFSPELAAVRWARERGAQVVCCDLPMADARWHAEAPLRAEAADRPAPVSFAQALTAAGTGRDGDDLWDRSVEVLAPGCTPESLRRAALGVGWALRQDAESSGGVPAVDLAREAHMRETIALAAAGGRRVAAVIGAFHASALADSTEVEGTAPVFPGEPSPVTTSLVPYAFDLLDSRSGYPAGIRDPRWQQAVFGAAGDPELLYDAAARAITGVCRELRAAGHTAGTGEARETLRVACDLARLRGLPAPGRGEVLEALTSVMGQGEPLGRGRALARALEVVLVGTDRGRVAPGTPRSGLGLSVEAELAELRLPGPDDPDRRELRLDPLRSALDNRREILLRRLDVCGVGYGEPVEVAGTGDAAALTTRWRLAWVPSVPVRLDLAGVRGVTAALAAEGTLREVFRRESAEGGPTSALVLTGLRDAARCDLPALVAQRLAEAAEVLPASATLPEILTGLDLLEALRRGHLPGATPETGRAAGVLAADLLESAVRSLPGLAGSDDAGEAAALVALAARAGEHRLGLRMDEALGGLARTGSPLVQGAALACRVLLDLDDADTLGARAAGWIDAATGPDARHALARRLAGLLTGAAPLLQSAPTALDPLLDRVDTLTDQAFLDRLPALRGGFDTLSPAGRDRLLHTVTEKLGDRLDLTLAASPRLLALWAAADEAGRTAVEALRSTPPIPQPTDAPDPGTTTARPVPAPDPAIDDVLRLTPTDRWRLLLGSESDKLPPGARRYAHALDELYGRGRGEGSSDLGRDTGPGGGQDASFPTAREWAEELQALFGAEVREEVLARAADQGRSDVLAELDPNSVRPSVDLLTSVLSLAGGMPEQQLARLRPLVRRLVDELAKELATRMRPALSGLATPRPTRRPGGRIDLPRTLRANLAHARKRADGSTLVVPERPVFSTRSRKEADWRLILVVDVSGSMEASVIWAALTAAVLGGVPTLSTHFLAFSTDVIDLTDRVEDPLSLLLEVRVGGGTHIAAGLAHARSLVTVPSRTLVVVVSDFEEGYPLGGLLGEVRALASSGVHLMGCAALDDTGTPRYSVPVAQQLVAAGMPVAALSPLALARWVGERLRGESR